The sequence below is a genomic window from Tubulanus polymorphus chromosome 1, tnTubPoly1.2, whole genome shotgun sequence.
ATCATTCGTTTAGTCAATGAATCTTGATGAATCGACGAAAATGTAACGGGTAATAGTctcaaattatcattttcagaatcCCATCTGAGTCCAAGTACCTTCACTTTAACCGATTTCTCAGCAACACCATCTCGTTCCGCTCGTTCCATTACTTCTGGACAATTACTACTCCATGATCGTAAATTAAAACCACCTTTCTTCAATAACTGACGAGAATGTTCTTAAAAATCTGTCATAGATGACTGCTCATTCATCGAGATTATGACATTATCCACGTATATATTCTTAGCAATCAAATCAGTGATTGATGACGTATTCAGCTGTAAATGTTTAAGGACTGTAGCATTAAGAATGAACGGCGAGCACGTTGCTCCAAACAATACCGCGCAAAATCTGAATGTCACCAAATTACTTCCTGGATTTTTTGGATCTTCTAACCAGAGAAAACGTGTCATATCTCTATCCTGTTCTGCCAGAAGGATGAATAGAAAAGCTTTTTCCAAGTCTGAGACCGCAGCATATCTCCCGATTCTAAAACGCAATAACATTCCGACAATATCATTGTGTAGAGGGGGTCCCGATTCCAGAGAGTCATTCAAGCTTATGGATGAATTTGTCTTACAGCTACAATCAAAGACAATACGGAGCGGTGTTGTACTAGAGTCTTTTATCACGGCATGATGTGGTAAATAATTACATGATCCATCAGTTGGTGCTGCGTCTGGAACTCGTTCTATAAATCCTCTTCTTTCTTGTTCTGTTATTAGACCAGCATAAGTCTCTAACATTGAATTGCTAACCAATCGTTTTATAGTCGACATAGTCCGTGCACGACACATTGTAAAATTGTCATTCAATGGCGGGTGGTCACTCTTCCATTGTAGACGCGCAACATATTTACTGTCGGTAAATTTAATCGACTCAGCACAGTACTCCTCCATAGAAACTGACTCACACTTCGATGCATCAGGACTTTCAATCCCTATAGATTCCAATTCCCATAGTCTTTTCATATTGAGTTTATCGTCGGTACTGTCAACCAATGTGTCTAGCATTGTCACCATTGACGCGGACGAATGACTACTATATGCTTCGCTGATCGGACCCGACAATAAATAACCAATTTTCGAATTAACTGCCACGGGATAATTTTCACTCGATCCTCTGATTATCTCATTATATCATCAACAATATTGTAGTAATAATCCGATCCGATTAGTACAGTGATGTTGAATAAATCAGTATCATCAACGGGATGCGCTAATgtcaaattttccaaatgagaAAATTCTTTAGTAATTTTAGACATATTCTTTATCGGTGCTGCAATTTCCGGAACGACAAGTAACTCCATCTCAAAAACTTCTTCACCTCTGCATATCAACCTTAGTTTAACCACAGGAAGAAGACGTACATCACTTGCCGACTGAGACCCAAAACTAGCCAATTGTAACAGATCTTCACGCTCAGTAACAAGTTGAAGTTCTTCAGCCAACGAATCTTGAATAAAACTTCTTTGAGACCCATcatctaataaaatattagcttTTGTTCTAATTCCCGATACAGCATTTTCAACTTGCGAAACAGCAGTTTTCAGTTATCCTCCTTGTAGTGTAGCATTACAGTAATTTCCAGagacagcaacagcaacattCCTAGATACGGTTGGGGCATCAATATTCTGAATTACATCTACCTGGCTAGAATCAGCATTATCATGGACCGCAGCAGAGACCTGACTTTGACtttgaccttgaccttgacCATTTTGTAATGACGAATCTGGTACTCTTGGGTTTTGAACACCTGCCAAATCTGAACTCGAACCCTGTCCTCCAGTCTGTGCTTGTCCTCGTGACTGACTTCCGGTACAAATACTAGTGTGATGTCTTCCAACATGGcattttttacatttgattCTTGACGGACACTGACGTGACTGATGACTCGAAATTAAGCAGTTAAAACAAAGACCAAGTTGTTTTATTCGATTTTTCCTCGCTTCGACGGTTACGAATTGAATACAGTTGGTAGCTTTATGTCCAGCTGAACAATAGTGACACTTCAAAGGACCAATCTGGCATCGAATACCTGCAGAACCAACGACCATTGTGGAAATTTCTTCGGGCTTTGTGCCAGGTTGGTAACCAGCTCCCATGacaaaaacctcattttccaGCCCACTAATAACCTCGCTTAAGCTATATTCACGGTCACCATATTTTCTCGCTAGGTTACGTTGTACTTCACTGGGCAACTTGTCCATAACAATAGGGACCAATATACCGCCGAAATAATCGTCGTCTTTACCGTATGTTCTCAATGTACGCATATACGAGCCCAATTTATCGGAAAATTTACGGAGACAAATATAAGTATATAAAGGCTTTTCCAAATCAATCACGGCACGCATATATGCCTTTGTAACTACGTGTGGCTGTCCGAATCGACTTTTCAAAATTGTACAGGCTTCCTTATAAGCATTTTCTGTTATTGGCAAACCAGCAATAGCGTCAGCTGCTTCTCCAATGAGCTGGGCTTTCAAATAAGTGAATTTCTGAACATTAGTCATCATGGTGGACGAGTTTACAGCGCTGTCAAAGCTATCCCAAAAGCCAGACCATTCTAGTATTTTTCCAGAAAATTTGGGTAGAATTAATTTTGGTAGATTTACCTTTCTAGCGTTGTCAGAATTCCTAGATAGTCCTGAATTTCCTTGTCCTGAATTTCCAAGAGGCCAATCGATGAGTTTTGATTCCACTTTTCGCAAATCCAATTTTTTTGACAGAATATCCTCCTCCGCTCCTTCGAAAAATGCTGCGAACTGATCATCGGTCGACAATTCACATATCCTTTAATTCAATTCCTCAATTTTAGCTAATGTTCCTCGAACGCTTTCCAAAATGATGCAGATTTCTTGCGATTTAGTATAATCAGATGTAGCGATTAATGCGTTAATCTTCGTAATTTGATTATCGTAATGCCCCCGGTGGGCGTCCCTAGATCGCACGATCGTATCCCTGCTCATTTTTCCAAGCTCAAGAGGAACCAAAATGTCGATATTTCCTCGATATATACAACTACATTTTTATAGTACGAGAACACCGTTTATTCTGCCTAATCCCGCCAACCCCGGTGAGCGTTGGAgcatggaaaatatataaaagttaaTCTACCGTTCCAATGACTAAATCATATCTCCAACATTTGCCGTATCTATTTCATGTAGAAACTTCTACGAGCTCTGCCAGTTAGAAAGAACCCGATtctatttcatgttgaaattGATCACGTGACCAACCCCTTCTCTGAAAACGACACAAACTCGTGGGATTCGAGACCACTGACACCATTATCAAAACCTACGTCTTAACCACCTAAGCCACGAAGGATTGATATAGAGGCCTTTATTTCATAAGCTATAGTTTTGGTTGAGTAGTCAATTAATCATTGTGTATTATCTGCGACATGAATCTCatttgatattgtttttaataaacatgaaatatatatttattcttattcttattgatttattaacTACATTCACATTTTTTATTCATAACTTGTGGattaattcaataaagtttaaTCACCTAATCATAACTACATTGAATAACTATAAcgatatttaattatttttattttggcACAATTATACtaatatgattatgataaGTATAATCATTTGATTATTCTATCAAAATTAGGCCTATGTTTAAGTTTGATCACCTAGTCATAACTTTTCTAAcgatattatattcataaatataTCAGGGATTAATGATTCACGTTTAATCACctgatcattttttttcagtagGATTGCACTTAATCTTATACAGCTTTTTTAGAGTATTAAATGGGGATATACATTTCAATACAATTATTAGGCTAGAATTATTGGATtgttttatcataattatatctAAAGTTTGATTTCCTAATCATAACTATATTAGGGAGTCATTTAATCAAGTTTGATCACAATTTCATTTCACCCTAAATTATCATGGAAAAATCTTCGAGCAATGATAGTTTTCAGTAGGCATCAATCTTCA
It includes:
- the LOC141907288 gene encoding uncharacterized protein LOC141907288; this translates as MLDTLVDSTDDKLNMKRLWELESIGIESPDASKCESVSMEEYCAESIKFTDSKYVARLQWKSDHPPLNDNFTMCRARTMSTIKRLVSNSMLETYAGLITEQERRGFIERVPDAAPTDGSCNYLPHHAVIKDSSTTPLRIVFDCSCKTNSSISLNDSLESGPPLHNDIVGMLLRFRIGRYAAVSDLEKAFLFILLAEQDRDMTRFLWLEDPKNPGSNLVTFRFCAVLFGATCSPFILNATVLKHLQLNTSSITDLIAKNIYVDNVIISMNEQSSMTDF
- the LOC141907380 gene encoding uncharacterized protein LOC141907380: MTNVQKFTYLKAQLIGEAADAIAGLPITENAYKEACTILKSRFGQPHVVTKAYMRAVIDLEKPLYTYICLRKFSDKLGSYMRTLRTYGKDDDYFGGILVPIVMDKLPSEVQRNLARKYGDREYSLSEVISGLENEVFVMGAGYQPGTKPEEISTMVVGSAGIRCQIGPLKCHYCSAGHKATNCIQFVTVEARKNRIKQLGLCFNCLISSHQSRQCPSRIKCKKCHVGRHHTSICTGSQSRGQAQTGGQGSSSDLAGVQNPRVPDSSLQNGQGQGQSQSQVSAAVHDNADSSQVDVIQNIDAPTVSRNVAVAVSGNYYDGSQRSFIQDSLAEELQLVTEREDLLQLASFGSQSASDVRLLPVVKLRLICRGEEVFEMELLVVPEIAAPIKNMSKITKEFSHLENLTLAHPVDDTDLFNITVLIGSDYYYNIVDDIMR